ACTGCAAGAAATAGAAACACGACAACTGACATTGGCGTATTTTTCAATAGAAAGAATCCGACGACCTCTCCTAAAATCCGTGCTTGGTAGCAAACGATTCCAATGAAATATAGACAGATAAGCAAATTCAATAAAGTCCCTACCCATTTACCGGCCACGGTTCGGTTGAGTCTAAATAGTGTTTTTCCGCTGTTTTTTTGAAGGGAAGGCAAAAAGAGCAGAGCGATGATAATAAATATTACGCCTTGGAGCAGGATCATAATCCATCCGCTAGGACTGTCGGTTTCAGCTGCTGATCGGGGAAGGGTTAAGACACCGGCGCCGATCAGCGTGCTGCTTACCATAATAAGCGTCTGCATAAATGTCAGTTTATGCTCTGATTTCTTCATAGCCATCACCTTTGTCTGATGTTATCTTCTGGATCGTTTCGTGTCGGCCTTCTTTTTAAAAATAGAGTTGGAATGCGGATCACTGTGTCTTTCAAATCCTGTCCGGGCTGTGCCATAATCGGAATAATGTAATCCTGGCCAAAACTTTTCAGGCGCATTAAATGGCCGATCACAAACAGATAAACCATAATCACTCCATACATGCCAAGCGCTGCCGCACTGAGCATGGCCCCAATCCGAATAATCCGCAGCGGAAAGTTATAGGCGTATGAAGGAACGGTAAAGGATGCCAGTGCAGTGACAGAAACGACAATGACCATCAACGCGCTGACGATTTGCGCCTGGACAGCGGCTTGTCCTATGACAACTCCGCCGATGAGGCCAATCGTCTGTCCGATCGGTTTTGGCAGTCTCAATCCGGCTTCTCTGATCAGCTCGATTGTAAAGATCATAAAAAAGGCTTCTAAGAAAGGCGGAAACGGCACATTAAGCCGGCTGCCTGCAATGGATATCGCCATTCTTGTCGGCAAAAGCCCGGTGTGGAAAGAAACGAGAGAAATATACAGGCCGGGCAAATAAATGGTGATCAGGATGCTGGAATAACGAAGAAGACGTATAAGTGACATTGGAATCCAGCGCTGGCTGTAATCGTCCGGCGAATGAATAAATTCGTCTACCGTAGCCGGCATAACCAAAGCGAACGGCGTGCCATCTACCAATATGGCTACTCGCCCTTCTAACAGAGAAGCAACTACACGATCAGGCCGTTCTGTGCTTAATATCGTGGGAAAGATAGAAAGTGGTTCATCCTCAATCAGCTGTTCAAGCGTGCCTGATTCTGGCACATCATCTATCTTGACCGATTCCAGCCTTTCAAACACCTCTTTTACAACGTAGTCAGGAGAAATATCATGAATATAAGCGATAGCGATTTTCTTTTTCGTCCTTTTTCCGAGGATCATTTCCTTTATGACAAGGTTAGGATCGCTTGTTCGTTCACGCAAAAGCGCTGTGTTTGTCCGCAGCTTTTCAATAAATCCTATTTTCGCACCGCGTTCAACGATTTCGGATGAAGGTTCTTCAAGACTGCGTGTTTTTAATGTTTTCGTGTCAAAAGCTAATCCTCCGCAATAGCCGTCAGCCAGCAAAATGGCTTTCCCTGTAAAAACGAGCTGCTCTATTTCTTTCATTGTGCTGACAACAATGTGGTGAAAACCGAAAAAAAAGGCGGATAAATCTTCAATCGAGCTTTCTCGATGGGATAACGCTTCACGTTGTAGAGGAGAAATTACGTATTGCGCCAGCATTTTATTCTCTGTCAGACCGTCAATATACAGTAAACACGCCTTCTGTCTTCTGTCTCCGAAAGCAAATGTATAAAACATCATATCGTCGTTTTGCCCCAATGTTTTTTTGAGGGTCTCTAAATTGTTCTGGAGATCAGGATCGATTTGCATATGTTCACTCCTTATCAAAATTGACGGTTTTTATTAATTTGTATCAAAAAAGGACAATTATTCTTATTAAGGAAAAGCTTGAAACAAAGCTGCTTTTTGGCATGATATAATAAAAAGGAAGCGTTTTCTTTAATGGGGTTGCTAAAAGATGATGCTTTGTACATATGTTGTCATAGGAAAACCGGCAACTTATACGGGCGTTTGCAAGGGGGGCGCACCGGGAAAATAATGACAAGTTATTTACAGGGGAGGGGTACGGATCATGACACAATCACCGATTTTTCTAACGCCTGTTTTTAAAGAGAAAATCTGGGGCGGCACCGCTTTACGAGATCAATTCGGATACGGCATTCCTTCCGAAACAACGGGAGAATGCTGGGCCATTTCCGGCCATCCAAAAGGATCGAGCACTGTAGCGAATGGCCTGTATAAAGGAAAGACATTGATCGAGCTTTGGGAAGACCACCGTGAACTATTCGGCGGCGTGGAGGGGGATCGATTTCCGCTTCTGACAAAACTTCTGGACGTGAAGGAAGATATGTCGATAAAAGTTCACCCTGATGATTATTATGCCGGAGAAAATGAAGAGGGGGAACTTGGCAAGACAGAATGCTGGTACATCATCGACTGTAAAGAAAACGCGGAGATGATTTATGGGCATACGGCCCGCTCAAAAACAGAATTAGTCACAATGATCAACAGCGGTGACTGGGAAGGCCTGCTGCGAAGAATCAAAATGAAACCTGGTGATTTCTATTATGTGCCGAGCGGAACGCTACACGCATTGTGCAAGGGGGCGCTTGTGTTAGAAATACAGCAAAATTCAGATGCCACATACCGGGTGTACGACTATGACCGCCTTGATCACAATGGGAGTCCGAGAGAGATTCACTTTGCCAAAGCGATCAACGCGGCAACGGTTCCCCATGTGGACGGATATATAGACGAATCAACCGAGTCAAGAAAA
The Bacillus vallismortis genome window above contains:
- a CDS encoding spore germination protein gives rise to the protein MQIDPDLQNNLETLKKTLGQNDDMMFYTFAFGDRRQKACLLYIDGLTENKMLAQYVISPLQREALSHRESSIEDLSAFFFGFHHIVVSTMKEIEQLVFTGKAILLADGYCGGLAFDTKTLKTRSLEEPSSEIVERGAKIGFIEKLRTNTALLRERTSDPNLVIKEMILGKRTKKKIAIAYIHDISPDYVVKEVFERLESVKIDDVPESGTLEQLIEDEPLSIFPTILSTERPDRVVASLLEGRVAILVDGTPFALVMPATVDEFIHSPDDYSQRWIPMSLIRLLRYSSILITIYLPGLYISLVSFHTGLLPTRMAISIAGSRLNVPFPPFLEAFFMIFTIELIREAGLRLPKPIGQTIGLIGGVVIGQAAVQAQIVSALMVIVVSVTALASFTVPSYAYNFPLRIIRIGAMLSAAALGMYGVIMVYLFVIGHLMRLKSFGQDYIIPIMAQPGQDLKDTVIRIPTLFLKRRPTRNDPEDNIRQR
- the manA gene encoding mannose-6-phosphate isomerase, class I, with translation MTQSPIFLTPVFKEKIWGGTALRDQFGYGIPSETTGECWAISGHPKGSSTVANGLYKGKTLIELWEDHRELFGGVEGDRFPLLTKLLDVKEDMSIKVHPDDYYAGENEEGELGKTECWYIIDCKENAEMIYGHTARSKTELVTMINSGDWEGLLRRIKMKPGDFYYVPSGTLHALCKGALVLEIQQNSDATYRVYDYDRLDHNGSPREIHFAKAINAATVPHVDGYIDESTESRKGITIKTFVQGEYFSVYKWDIDGKAELSQDEAFLLCSVIEGSGSLTYGDKTCPLKKGDHLILPAQMPDFTIKGTCTLIVSHM